One window from the genome of Aestuariirhabdus haliotis encodes:
- a CDS encoding response regulator transcription factor → MQQDQESTVFIIDDDEAVRDSLRLLMKSVGQAVETFASPAEFLDSYDENRPGCIVLDIRMPGMSGLELQGKLNEMHCILPIIFITGHGDVQMAVQAIKDGAMNFIQKPFRDQELLDLINDALKLDSEQRKELLEHKEILRRLGTLTDREREVLHHVIEGKANKVIALDINLSQRTVEIHRSRVMEKMGTKSLAHLVRQVLQVKDQM, encoded by the coding sequence GACGAGGCCGTAAGGGATTCACTGCGCCTGCTGATGAAATCGGTTGGTCAAGCGGTGGAAACCTTCGCCTCTCCCGCTGAATTCCTCGACAGCTACGACGAAAATCGCCCCGGTTGTATTGTGCTCGATATCCGCATGCCAGGTATGAGTGGTCTGGAGCTCCAGGGCAAGCTCAACGAGATGCACTGCATATTACCCATTATCTTTATCACCGGGCACGGCGATGTCCAGATGGCAGTACAAGCCATTAAAGATGGCGCGATGAACTTTATCCAGAAACCGTTTCGTGACCAGGAATTACTCGACCTGATCAACGATGCTCTAAAGCTGGATAGCGAACAACGCAAAGAGTTGCTGGAACACAAAGAGATCCTGCGTCGATTAGGTACCCTGACCGACCGGGAGCGCGAGGTGTTGCATCACGTGATTGAGGGTAAAGCCAACAAGGTTATCGCGCTTGATATCAACCTGAGCCAGCGTACCGTTGAAATACACCGCTCCCGAGTCATGGAAAAAATGGGCACGAAGTCACTTGCTCACCTGGTTCGACAGGTACTTCAAGTCA